A window of Aeromicrobium sp. Root236 contains these coding sequences:
- a CDS encoding metallophosphoesterase gives MRPLLWPFAAAAAGLAYASVYEVRAFTLREVTVPVLAAGSEPLRVLHLSDTHMTPSQHKKQHWLRGLADLQPDLVVNTGDNLAHLDAVPSVLRAYGDLLDLPGAFVFGSNDYFSPVAKNPVNYLRGGTGGEWKRKRDLPFDQLRHAFEQRGWVDLSNRHASFVAGGRRLAFVGVDDPHLNYDVLDEVPADTTADLAIGVAHAPYLRVLDRWNTLGYPLIMAGHTHGGQLRIPFYGALVTNCDLDRARARGLHRHQVDGHDPSWLHVSAGLGTSPYTPVRFACRPEATLLTLTGIDSSGSLI, from the coding sequence GTGCGCCCCTTGCTCTGGCCCTTCGCGGCTGCCGCGGCCGGGCTGGCGTACGCCTCGGTCTACGAGGTACGCGCATTCACCCTCCGCGAGGTCACGGTGCCGGTGCTCGCAGCCGGGTCGGAGCCGCTGCGCGTGCTGCACCTCTCCGACACCCACATGACGCCGAGCCAGCACAAGAAGCAGCACTGGCTGCGCGGCCTCGCCGACCTCCAGCCCGACCTGGTCGTCAACACCGGCGACAACCTCGCGCACCTCGACGCCGTGCCGTCGGTGCTGCGCGCGTACGGCGACCTGCTGGACCTGCCCGGCGCGTTCGTGTTCGGGTCGAACGACTACTTCTCCCCCGTCGCCAAGAACCCGGTCAACTACCTCCGGGGTGGCACGGGCGGTGAGTGGAAGCGCAAGCGCGACCTGCCGTTCGACCAGCTGCGTCACGCGTTCGAGCAGCGCGGTTGGGTCGACCTCAGCAACCGCCACGCGTCGTTCGTCGCCGGTGGGCGGCGCCTCGCGTTCGTCGGGGTCGACGACCCGCACCTCAACTACGACGTGCTCGACGAGGTCCCGGCCGACACCACGGCAGACCTGGCGATCGGCGTGGCCCATGCCCCCTACCTGCGGGTCCTCGACCGTTGGAACACGCTCGGCTACCCGCTGATCATGGCCGGCCACACCCACGGCGGCCAGCTGCGCATCCCGTTCTACGGGGCGCTCGTCACCAACTGCGACCTCGACCGGGCCCGTGCTCGCGGGCTGCACCGGCACCAGGTCGACGGTCACGACCCGTCGTGGCTCCACGTGTCCGCCGGGCTCGGCACGTCGCCCTACACGCCCGTACGTTTCGCGTGCCGCCCCGAGGCGACGCTGCTCACCCTGACTGGGATAGACTCTTCCGGTTCCCTCATCTAG
- a CDS encoding FUSC family protein, with amino-acid sequence MRDSRPAPTVRWRPSAELVRAIVTMSAVLGSFGTTLALHDIAGFSSTLIILSVVLALTLGRLEGHGSWRSRGARLATLVVVAIAARYVAEVLFHHEAVGGGLLAVGLSAPILLRRLGPVASRLGTLMSLPFIAVLTTPAVAAPAAHDAWWTPVVAVVAYVWAAAATTVAHSLGLLHDVPPAPARRRAGRVLDASTRMAIQMLVSLGVALVIGHLAFDEHWPWVVITAFVVNSGNRGRGDVLTKSVLRVLGALVGTTAATLIAGRVTPGSHASVVAIFVVLAIGTWLRPRGYAYWAGCVTAVLALLYGYYGTGEGSQLEVRLLAIVIGGAIAVAVSWFLLPVRTRDVARRRTADVLAAVQDVLKGRLEGGEPDLSALHAARHHLELVRPTWRLHHRLRRPTTAPAHALDAVLAVADAAADLGPTPHRATLGQAARDLGNVRRLLRDSDHVTGLTPDLVAVATRLREASAQA; translated from the coding sequence ATGAGGGACTCCCGACCCGCCCCCACCGTGCGGTGGCGGCCCTCCGCCGAGCTGGTCCGCGCGATCGTCACGATGTCGGCCGTGCTCGGAAGCTTCGGCACGACGCTGGCCCTGCACGACATCGCCGGCTTCAGCTCGACGCTCATCATCCTGTCGGTCGTGCTCGCCCTGACGCTGGGCCGGCTCGAGGGCCACGGGTCCTGGCGGAGTCGCGGAGCACGACTCGCGACGCTCGTGGTCGTGGCGATCGCGGCGCGGTACGTCGCCGAGGTCCTGTTCCACCACGAGGCGGTCGGCGGCGGTCTGCTCGCCGTGGGCTTGAGCGCACCCATCCTGCTGCGCCGGCTGGGCCCGGTCGCGAGCCGCCTCGGCACCCTCATGTCGTTGCCGTTCATCGCCGTGCTGACCACGCCGGCCGTGGCCGCCCCCGCCGCCCACGACGCGTGGTGGACGCCTGTCGTCGCGGTCGTGGCGTACGTGTGGGCCGCTGCCGCGACGACGGTCGCGCACTCCCTCGGGCTGCTGCACGACGTTCCGCCGGCACCGGCACGACGGCGAGCCGGTCGAGTGCTCGACGCGAGCACCCGGATGGCGATCCAGATGCTGGTGTCGCTCGGTGTCGCCCTGGTCATCGGCCACCTCGCGTTCGACGAGCACTGGCCGTGGGTCGTCATCACGGCGTTCGTCGTGAACAGCGGCAACCGCGGGCGCGGCGACGTGCTCACCAAGAGCGTGCTGCGTGTCCTCGGCGCCCTCGTCGGCACGACGGCCGCGACGCTGATCGCCGGTCGGGTCACCCCGGGATCGCACGCCTCCGTGGTGGCGATCTTCGTCGTGCTGGCGATCGGCACCTGGCTGCGACCTCGCGGGTACGCGTACTGGGCCGGGTGCGTCACCGCGGTGCTGGCCCTGCTCTACGGCTACTACGGGACAGGTGAGGGCAGTCAGCTCGAGGTCCGGCTGCTCGCCATCGTCATCGGCGGGGCGATCGCGGTCGCGGTCTCGTGGTTCCTGCTGCCCGTACGCACACGAGATGTCGCCCGGCGCCGCACCGCTGATGTCCTCGCGGCCGTGCAGGACGTCCTCAAGGGGCGCCTCGAGGGAGGCGAGCCTGATCTCTCCGCCCTCCATGCTGCACGGCACCACCTCGAGCTCGTCCGGCCGACGTGGCGCCTGCACCACAGACTCAGGCGACCGACGACGGCACCCGCTCACGCGCTCGATGCGGTGCTCGCAGTCGCCGACGCAGCGGCGGACCTCGGTCCGACCCCGCACCGGGCGACCCTCGGCCAGGCGGCCCGCGACCTCGGCAACGTACGCCGCCTCCTGCGGGACTCCGACCACGTCACCGGACTGACTCCCGACCTCGTCGCCGTCGCCACGCGACTCCGTGAGGCGAGTGCCCAGGCGTGA
- a CDS encoding GatB/YqeY domain-containing protein produces the protein MSGLKDQLHDDLTTSMKARDALRTSTLRMVLTAITNAEVAGKEVRELSDEDIITVLGSEAKKRREAAQAFAEGNRPELADKERAEAEILAEYLPAQLSAEEIAAIVSAAVESAGAAGEGMKAMGKVMGIVSPQVKGKADGGAVAAEVKRQINGS, from the coding sequence ATGTCAGGACTCAAGGACCAGCTGCACGACGACCTCACCACCTCGATGAAGGCGCGCGATGCGCTGCGCACGTCGACGCTGCGCATGGTGCTCACGGCGATCACCAACGCCGAGGTCGCCGGCAAGGAGGTCCGCGAGCTGAGCGACGAGGACATCATCACGGTGCTGGGCTCGGAGGCCAAGAAGCGCCGTGAGGCCGCTCAGGCGTTCGCCGAGGGCAACCGCCCCGAGCTCGCCGACAAGGAGCGCGCCGAGGCGGAGATCCTCGCCGAGTACCTGCCGGCTCAGCTGAGCGCTGAAGAGATCGCCGCCATCGTGTCGGCTGCCGTCGAATCCGCCGGCGCCGCGGGCGAGGGCATGAAGGCCATGGGCAAGGTCATGGGGATCGTGTCACCCCAGGTCAAGGGCAAGGCCGACGGCGGCGCCGTCGCCGCTGAGGTCAAGCGGCAGATCAACGGTTCCTGA
- a CDS encoding transglycosylase domain-containing protein: MSWEELRASLRQTAQREKRHDGPLSIVGTMALLSAVAGILVAAIFIPGTALFASTANNLSNDIVNLPLELDDQPSAQTTRLLAANGDLIAYFYEENRQDIPLSKISPLMQDAILSIEDARFYEHGALDLKGTLRALVNNASEGQTQGGSSITQQLVKLTLVSQATTKKQQLAAIKKSTARKIRELKLAIQYEETHTKKEILERYLNLAYFGDSAYGISAASYHYFSVSPAKLNVRQAATLAGLVKNPVQFDPRVYPEKALARRNTVLAVMARLGKISEADAKRYQAAPLGLKVTKFPNGCVSTVAEFSCAYIQSYLLRSTALGPTVADRQRALERGGLTIKSNVDVRMQKAINKAVTSTVAAKDKALGAMALLEPGTGKVKGLAQSKPMGRNKKKGQSFINFTVPTRFGNSGGFPAGSTFKMFTVAAALKQGIDVGQTFKSPAKMTVPAGSYFACNGGGTSPWPVKNSTTSGTKNMYTGTRESVNTYFAQLEKKAGLCNVVRAAESMGIKVPDDDQVGPFTLGVTSVSPLDMAAAYAVPASGGMYCAPLPVDSIIDANGKTIRKFHPNCERVMSKDDAAQINDILRGVQEPGGFGYDLGGTGLKIPSAAKTGTAQDNQAVWYAGYTPKLAAMAMLAGVKSNGNPRTLAGVTINGSFLDFHTVGGSSLAGPMWAKAMHVIQDFLPSVNFDPPPKTKPSAPKKAKKKPSNDGNTGTTGGGGGGGNGTDGPGNGTDGPGNGTNG, encoded by the coding sequence ATGTCTTGGGAAGAACTCCGCGCCTCGCTGCGCCAGACCGCACAGCGCGAGAAGCGCCACGACGGACCACTGTCGATCGTGGGCACGATGGCGCTGCTGTCGGCCGTGGCCGGCATCCTCGTCGCGGCGATCTTCATCCCCGGCACGGCCCTGTTCGCCTCGACGGCCAACAACCTCAGCAACGACATCGTCAACCTCCCGCTGGAGCTCGACGACCAGCCGAGCGCCCAGACGACCCGCCTGCTGGCCGCCAACGGCGACCTCATCGCGTACTTCTACGAGGAGAACCGCCAGGACATCCCGCTGTCCAAGATCTCCCCGCTGATGCAGGACGCGATCCTGTCGATCGAGGACGCCCGCTTCTACGAGCACGGGGCGCTCGACCTCAAGGGCACGCTCCGCGCGCTCGTCAACAACGCGTCGGAGGGGCAGACGCAGGGTGGCTCGTCGATCACGCAGCAGCTCGTCAAGCTGACCCTCGTCTCCCAGGCGACGACCAAGAAGCAGCAGCTGGCCGCGATCAAGAAGTCCACGGCCCGCAAGATCCGTGAGCTCAAGCTCGCGATCCAGTACGAGGAGACGCACACCAAGAAGGAGATCCTCGAGCGCTACCTCAACCTCGCCTACTTCGGCGACAGCGCGTACGGCATCAGTGCGGCGTCCTACCACTACTTCTCCGTGAGCCCGGCGAAGCTCAACGTACGCCAGGCAGCGACGCTCGCCGGCCTCGTCAAGAACCCGGTGCAGTTCGACCCCCGCGTCTACCCCGAGAAGGCGCTGGCCCGCCGCAACACCGTGCTGGCCGTCATGGCGCGGCTCGGCAAGATCTCCGAGGCCGACGCCAAGCGCTACCAGGCCGCCCCGCTGGGCCTCAAGGTCACCAAGTTCCCCAATGGCTGCGTCTCGACCGTCGCCGAGTTCTCCTGCGCCTACATCCAGAGCTACCTGCTGAGGTCGACCGCGCTCGGCCCCACCGTCGCGGATCGGCAGCGCGCGCTCGAGCGTGGCGGTCTGACGATCAAGTCCAACGTCGACGTCCGCATGCAGAAGGCCATCAACAAGGCCGTCACGTCGACCGTCGCTGCCAAGGACAAGGCGCTCGGCGCCATGGCGCTCCTCGAGCCGGGCACCGGCAAGGTCAAGGGACTCGCCCAGTCCAAGCCGATGGGGCGCAACAAGAAGAAGGGCCAGTCGTTCATCAACTTCACCGTGCCCACGAGGTTCGGCAACTCCGGCGGCTTCCCCGCCGGCTCGACGTTCAAGATGTTCACCGTCGCCGCGGCGCTCAAGCAGGGCATCGACGTCGGCCAGACGTTCAAGTCGCCGGCCAAGATGACGGTTCCGGCCGGCAGCTACTTCGCCTGCAACGGTGGCGGCACTTCCCCGTGGCCGGTCAAGAACTCGACGACGAGCGGCACCAAGAACATGTACACGGGCACCCGCGAGTCGGTGAACACCTACTTCGCGCAGCTCGAGAAGAAGGCGGGGCTCTGCAACGTCGTGCGCGCCGCGGAGTCGATGGGCATCAAGGTGCCCGATGACGACCAGGTAGGACCGTTCACCCTCGGCGTCACCAGCGTCAGCCCCCTCGACATGGCCGCCGCGTACGCCGTGCCGGCCTCCGGCGGCATGTACTGCGCTCCCCTTCCGGTCGACTCGATCATCGACGCCAACGGCAAGACGATCCGCAAGTTCCACCCCAACTGCGAGCGCGTCATGAGCAAGGACGACGCCGCCCAGATCAACGACATCCTGCGCGGCGTCCAGGAGCCGGGCGGCTTCGGCTACGACTTGGGTGGCACGGGCCTCAAGATCCCGTCGGCGGCCAAGACCGGAACCGCCCAGGACAACCAGGCGGTCTGGTACGCCGGCTACACGCCCAAGCTCGCCGCCATGGCGATGCTCGCCGGCGTCAAGAGCAACGGCAACCCCCGCACCCTGGCGGGCGTGACGATCAACGGGAGCTTCCTCGACTTCCACACCGTCGGCGGCAGCTCGCTGGCCGGGCCGATGTGGGCCAAGGCGATGCACGTCATCCAGGACTTCCTGCCGTCGGTCAACTTCGACCCGCCGCCCAAGACCAAGCCGTCGGCGCCCAAGAAGGCCAAGAAGAAGCCGTCGAACGACGGCAACACCGGCACCACCGGTGGTGGCGGCGGTGGCGGCAACGGGACCGATGGGCCGGGCAACGGCACGGACGGTCCAGGCAACGGGACGAACGGCTGA
- a CDS encoding WhiB family transcriptional regulator — protein MWNENWAAEAACRGKSDALFVKGAEQNRAKQVCGTCHVRAECLAEALDNRIEWGVWGGMTERERRALLRRRPNVTAWRSILSVAV, from the coding sequence ATGTGGAATGAAAACTGGGCGGCTGAGGCCGCGTGTCGCGGGAAGTCCGACGCACTGTTCGTCAAGGGCGCTGAGCAGAACCGCGCCAAGCAGGTCTGTGGCACCTGCCACGTACGGGCGGAGTGCCTGGCCGAAGCGCTGGACAACCGCATCGAGTGGGGTGTCTGGGGCGGTATGACCGAGCGCGAGCGCCGTGCGCTGCTGCGTCGCCGGCCCAACGTCACGGCCTGGCGCAGCATCCTCTCCGTCGCCGTCTAG
- a CDS encoding ArsA-related P-loop ATPase: MTGRPRTSPSARKDRSSPRGAPGGPPAGSLDVDALLADRTTEIIVCCGSGGVGKTTTAAALALRAAEQGRNVCVLTIDPARRLAQAMGLTELDNTPRPVKDVGAGGGTLDAMMLDMKRTFDEVVEAHATPEKAQQILANPFYVALSSSFAGTQEYMAMEKLGQLHAEAVDEERRWDLIVVDTPPSRSALDFLDAPDRLSSMLDGRFIKLLLAPAKGPARLLSAGFGIVTSALNKVLGAQVLTDMQTFVAAFDTLFGGFRQRAESTYALLQARETAFVVVAAPEPAAMREASYFVERLAGEQMPLAGLVVNRVHENGADGISGADAESAGRKLEAGNAADRMTADLLAIHAERMRVAARESRLKRSFSAAHPGVPTASVAALAGDVHDLDGLREIGQLLAGQSQPTP; the protein is encoded by the coding sequence ATGACCGGCCGCCCCCGTACGTCTCCTTCAGCGCGCAAGGATCGCAGCTCGCCGCGCGGCGCACCGGGCGGACCACCCGCCGGGTCGCTCGACGTCGACGCGCTGCTCGCCGACCGTACGACCGAGATCATCGTGTGCTGCGGATCCGGGGGCGTCGGCAAGACCACGACCGCTGCCGCCCTCGCGCTCCGCGCCGCCGAGCAGGGCCGCAACGTGTGCGTCCTGACGATCGACCCGGCCCGGCGCCTCGCCCAGGCGATGGGCCTGACGGAGCTCGACAACACCCCGCGCCCGGTCAAGGACGTCGGCGCCGGCGGCGGCACCCTCGACGCGATGATGCTCGACATGAAGCGCACGTTCGACGAGGTCGTCGAGGCGCACGCGACGCCCGAGAAGGCGCAGCAGATCCTGGCCAACCCGTTCTACGTCGCCCTGTCGAGCTCGTTCGCGGGCACGCAGGAGTACATGGCCATGGAAAAGCTGGGGCAGCTCCATGCCGAGGCGGTCGACGAGGAGCGGCGATGGGACCTCATCGTCGTCGACACTCCCCCGTCGCGGTCCGCGCTCGACTTCCTCGACGCACCTGACCGGCTCTCCTCGATGCTCGACGGCCGGTTCATCAAGCTGCTGCTGGCGCCCGCGAAGGGCCCGGCCCGCCTGCTGAGCGCCGGGTTCGGCATCGTCACGAGCGCCCTCAACAAGGTGCTCGGTGCGCAGGTGCTCACCGACATGCAGACGTTCGTCGCCGCGTTCGACACGCTCTTCGGCGGGTTCCGGCAGCGGGCCGAGAGCACGTACGCGCTGCTGCAGGCGCGGGAGACCGCCTTCGTCGTGGTCGCCGCGCCGGAGCCGGCGGCGATGCGCGAGGCGTCCTACTTCGTCGAGCGGCTCGCCGGTGAGCAGATGCCACTGGCCGGGCTGGTGGTCAACCGGGTCCATGAGAACGGTGCCGACGGCATCTCCGGGGCCGACGCGGAGTCAGCCGGCCGCAAGCTCGAGGCGGGCAACGCGGCCGACCGGATGACCGCCGACCTCCTGGCGATCCACGCCGAACGCATGCGGGTCGCGGCACGCGAGTCGCGCCTCAAGCGCAGCTTCAGTGCGGCGCACCCGGGCGTACCCACGGCATCGGTCGCGGCGCTCGCCGGAGACGTGCACGACCTCGACGGACTGCGCGAGATCGGTCAGCTGCTGGCCGGACAGAGCCAGCCGACGCCCTAG
- a CDS encoding ArsA-related P-loop ATPase, with protein sequence MALSTQLHVVTGKGGTGKTTVAAALAMSLAGEGKRVLLCEVEGRQGIAQLFDVPPLPYEERKIAVGLGGGEVYALAIDPESALLEYLAMYYRLGRAGKALDRFGIIDFATTIAPGVRDVLLTGKVYEAARRRNGKGFAYDAVIMDAPPTGRITRFLNVNAEVAGLAKVGPIRRQADSIMQMMRSSDTHVHLVTVLEEMPVQETIDGIAELQSERLPVGRVILNLVRPPLLSAGTRTALEDGKLTTSKVVQSLAKASLEPAAAPALIAGGQAHLERQRLQDGQRAILEDCGQPLVELPALTDGIDLGALFELAEKLKDPA encoded by the coding sequence GTGGCCCTCTCGACGCAGCTCCATGTCGTCACCGGCAAGGGCGGCACCGGCAAGACGACGGTCGCCGCCGCGCTCGCGATGTCGCTGGCCGGCGAGGGCAAGCGGGTCCTGCTCTGCGAGGTCGAGGGGCGGCAGGGCATCGCCCAGCTCTTCGACGTGCCTCCGCTGCCCTACGAGGAGCGCAAGATCGCGGTCGGCCTCGGCGGCGGCGAGGTGTACGCCCTGGCGATCGACCCCGAGTCGGCGCTGCTGGAGTACCTCGCCATGTACTACCGGCTCGGCCGCGCCGGCAAGGCCCTCGACCGGTTCGGCATCATCGACTTCGCCACCACGATCGCGCCGGGCGTGCGCGACGTGCTGCTGACGGGCAAGGTGTACGAGGCGGCGCGGCGCCGCAACGGCAAGGGCTTCGCGTACGACGCCGTGATCATGGACGCCCCGCCGACCGGACGCATCACCCGGTTCCTCAACGTCAACGCCGAGGTCGCCGGCCTGGCCAAGGTCGGCCCCATCCGCCGCCAGGCCGACTCGATCATGCAGATGATGCGCTCGAGCGACACCCACGTGCACCTCGTCACGGTGCTGGAGGAGATGCCCGTGCAGGAGACGATCGACGGCATCGCCGAGCTGCAGTCCGAGCGGCTGCCCGTCGGCCGGGTCATCCTCAACCTCGTACGCCCGCCGCTGCTGTCGGCCGGCACCCGCACCGCGCTGGAGGACGGCAAGCTGACCACGAGCAAGGTCGTGCAGTCCCTCGCCAAGGCGTCGCTCGAGCCGGCCGCCGCCCCCGCACTGATCGCCGGTGGCCAGGCTCACCTCGAGCGCCAGCGGCTGCAGGACGGGCAGCGCGCGATCCTCGAGGACTGCGGCCAGCCCCTCGTCGAGCTGCCCGCGCTGACCGACGGGATCGACCTCGGCGCCCTGTTCGAGCTGGCCGAGAAGCTGAAGGACCCAGCATGA
- a CDS encoding DUF4177 domain-containing protein produces MTKWEYLTAPVLVHATKQILDNFGQDGWELVQIVPGMNPENLVAYFKRPIA; encoded by the coding sequence ATGACGAAATGGGAGTACCTCACCGCCCCTGTCCTGGTGCACGCCACCAAGCAGATCCTCGACAACTTCGGCCAGGACGGCTGGGAGCTCGTGCAGATCGTGCCCGGCATGAACCCGGAGAACCTCGTCGCCTACTTCAAGCGGCCGATCGCATGA
- a CDS encoding RidA family protein translates to MSRVDDRLAEIGLSVPPVPAPVAVYVPAVRTGSYVYTSGQLPLLDGQLILTGKVGGEVSAEEAYDCARQCALNAIAAVKSQVDLDAVVRVVKATVFVASTPDFTGQPGVANGASELFGAAFGDAGTHARSAVGVPVLPLDAPVEVELIVEVG, encoded by the coding sequence ATGAGCCGCGTGGACGACCGGCTCGCCGAGATCGGGCTGAGCGTGCCGCCGGTGCCGGCACCCGTCGCGGTCTACGTTCCCGCCGTGCGCACCGGATCGTACGTCTATACGTCCGGACAGTTGCCGCTCCTCGACGGCCAGCTCATCCTGACCGGCAAGGTCGGCGGCGAGGTGTCCGCCGAGGAGGCGTACGACTGCGCCCGCCAGTGCGCGCTCAATGCGATCGCCGCGGTCAAGTCGCAGGTCGATCTCGACGCCGTCGTTCGCGTCGTCAAGGCGACCGTGTTCGTCGCGAGCACGCCGGACTTCACCGGGCAGCCGGGCGTCGCCAACGGGGCGAGTGAGCTGTTCGGCGCCGCCTTCGGTGACGCCGGCACCCACGCCCGCAGCGCGGTCGGCGTACCTGTCCTCCCGCTCGATGCGCCCGTCGAGGTCGAGCTCATCGTCGAGGTCGGCTGA
- a CDS encoding NUDIX domain-containing protein encodes MRVPLPERLREHAQGYNGTVVEPRHASTIIVVRDGAEGIEAYLMRRQTSMAFAAGMYVFPGGGMHPSDVTGDVPWAGPSPAEWARRLECDESMARGLVVAAVRETFEETGVLLAGPDDSTVLSDTSSLEMQAARATLEAGELTFADFLISHGLVLRSDLIGAWAHWITPTFEPRRYDTRFFVAALPEGQRVGEMSREADHAAWVPLSQVLASVEAGEAAMMPPTVVACREVAQHTADTILAAAAERTIRTIVPRLVEIDGDLFLETDLGDLT; translated from the coding sequence ATGCGCGTCCCCCTGCCCGAGAGGCTCCGCGAGCATGCGCAGGGCTACAACGGCACGGTGGTCGAGCCGCGTCACGCCTCGACGATCATCGTCGTGCGCGACGGGGCCGAGGGCATCGAGGCCTACCTCATGCGGCGCCAGACCAGCATGGCGTTCGCCGCCGGCATGTACGTCTTCCCGGGCGGTGGCATGCACCCCAGCGACGTCACGGGTGACGTGCCGTGGGCCGGTCCGTCGCCCGCCGAATGGGCGCGCCGGCTCGAGTGCGACGAGTCGATGGCGCGCGGGCTCGTCGTCGCCGCCGTACGCGAGACGTTCGAGGAGACCGGTGTCCTGCTCGCCGGGCCCGACGACTCGACGGTGCTGTCCGACACGAGCAGCCTCGAGATGCAGGCTGCCCGCGCGACGCTGGAGGCCGGCGAGCTGACGTTCGCCGACTTCTTGATCAGCCACGGACTGGTGCTCCGTTCGGACCTGATCGGGGCGTGGGCGCACTGGATCACTCCGACGTTCGAGCCGCGGCGCTACGACACCAGGTTCTTCGTGGCGGCGTTGCCTGAGGGGCAGCGGGTCGGCGAGATGAGCCGCGAGGCCGATCACGCTGCGTGGGTGCCGTTGAGCCAGGTCCTGGCCAGCGTCGAGGCCGGCGAGGCGGCGATGATGCCGCCGACCGTTGTGGCCTGCCGCGAGGTCGCCCAGCACACCGCGGACACGATTCTGGCCGCGGCCGCCGAACGTACGATCCGCACGATCGTGCCCCGGCTCGTCGAGATCGACGGCGACCTGTTCCTCGAGACCGACCTGGGAGACCTCACATGA
- a CDS encoding MBL fold metallo-hydrolase → MSETVTDRAAYVLAANPGIMTLDGTNTWILREPGASQSVVVDPGPVDETHLRAVLDAAGSVGLVLFTHRHFDHTEALGRFVELTGAPARSTDPEFTRGAEPLVDGETITVDGLEIEVVATPGHTTDSTCFRLVADGSLLSGDTILGRGTTVIAHPDGVLGPYLDSLAHIRELIEEGLVTRILPGHGPVIDDPRAVVDYYLEHRAERLDQVRAAVDAGATTAREVVEAVYKDVDPVLWGAAELSVAAQLDYLKS, encoded by the coding sequence ATGAGCGAGACCGTCACCGACCGTGCGGCGTACGTGCTGGCGGCCAACCCCGGCATCATGACGCTCGACGGCACCAACACCTGGATCCTGCGTGAGCCCGGGGCCTCGCAGTCCGTCGTGGTCGACCCCGGTCCCGTCGACGAGACACATCTCCGCGCGGTCCTCGACGCCGCCGGGTCCGTGGGACTCGTGCTGTTCACGCATCGCCACTTCGACCACACCGAGGCTCTCGGGCGGTTCGTCGAGCTGACGGGTGCGCCGGCGCGGTCGACCGATCCCGAGTTCACCCGCGGCGCCGAGCCCTTGGTCGACGGCGAGACGATCACGGTCGACGGCCTCGAGATCGAGGTCGTCGCGACACCGGGGCACACGACCGACTCGACCTGCTTCCGACTCGTCGCCGACGGCTCGTTGCTCAGCGGCGACACGATCCTCGGCCGCGGGACGACCGTGATCGCGCACCCTGACGGCGTGCTCGGGCCCTACCTCGACTCGTTGGCGCACATCCGTGAGCTCATCGAGGAGGGGCTCGTCACGCGGATCCTGCCGGGTCACGGGCCGGTGATCGACGATCCTCGTGCGGTCGTCGACTACTACCTCGAACACCGTGCCGAGCGGCTCGACCAGGTGCGCGCCGCCGTCGACGCCGGTGCGACGACGGCCCGCGAGGTCGTCGAGGCGGTCTACAAGGACGTCGATCCCGTGCTCTGGGGCGCCGCCGAGCTCAGCGTCGCCGCCCAGCTCGACTACCTCAAATCCTGA
- a CDS encoding DUF559 domain-containing protein, with amino-acid sequence MLVEYDGWQHERDAWQRQRDHLRREALEAAGWLVIVVTSADMRAPKSVAARVARALTSRGYPNGSAEIWRTVHHAEHRAGATRSKSRGGG; translated from the coding sequence GTGCTCGTCGAGTACGACGGCTGGCAACACGAGCGAGATGCGTGGCAGAGGCAGAGGGACCATCTCAGGCGAGAAGCGCTCGAAGCGGCAGGATGGCTCGTCATCGTCGTGACGAGTGCCGACATGCGCGCGCCCAAGTCAGTCGCTGCCAGGGTCGCTCGAGCGCTGACGTCACGCGGCTACCCGAACGGATCCGCCGAGATTTGGAGGACAGTGCACCACGCGGAGCATCGCGCTGGTGCAACGCGATCCAAATCTCGGGGCGGGGGTTAG